Proteins found in one Aquibium microcysteis genomic segment:
- a CDS encoding YdeI/OmpD-associated family protein: MAQPDPRIEDFFADAPRWRAELAALRAILLGAGLTEEWKWRSPCYTAGGANVALLWGFKEECRLGFFKGVLLQDPRGILVAPGENSRSSRTLNFTSLAEIRQLEGVIRDYVGEAIDLEKAGRKVELPKDDLAPPPELVAILEVDATLKQAFEALTPGRRRGWILHFAQPKQPATRRSRIEKAAPRILAGKGMHDR; the protein is encoded by the coding sequence ATGGCCCAGCCCGACCCCCGCATCGAAGACTTCTTCGCGGATGCGCCCCGGTGGCGCGCGGAGCTCGCGGCGCTGCGGGCGATCCTGCTCGGTGCCGGCCTGACCGAAGAATGGAAATGGCGGTCGCCCTGCTACACCGCGGGCGGCGCCAACGTCGCGCTGCTCTGGGGGTTCAAGGAGGAGTGCCGGCTCGGCTTCTTCAAGGGCGTGCTGCTGCAGGACCCCAGGGGCATCCTCGTCGCGCCGGGCGAGAATTCGCGCTCCTCGCGGACCCTGAATTTCACCAGCCTCGCCGAGATCCGGCAGCTGGAGGGCGTGATCCGCGACTATGTCGGGGAAGCGATCGACCTGGAGAAGGCCGGCCGCAAGGTCGAACTGCCGAAGGACGACCTCGCCCCGCCGCCCGAACTCGTCGCCATCCTCGAAGTGGACGCCACGCTCAAGCAGGCCTTCGAGGCCCTGACGCCCGGCCGGCGGCGCGGCTGGATCCTGCATTTCGCGCAGCCGAAACAGCCGGCCACGCGCAGGTCGCGCATCGAGAAGGCGGCGCCGCGGATCCTCGCCGGCAAGGGCATGCACGACCGCTGA